Proteins encoded by one window of Phenylobacterium soli:
- a CDS encoding Mur ligase domain-containing protein, which yields MRIHFTGIAGAGMSAVALMMRDAGHEVSGSDADAFPPLSTYVESLGFPFFRSFAAENLPEGLDLLVLGASAKLGGADNPEVAAAKARGVRITTFPELVGEATAARLNTVVAGSFGKSTCTALMAHVLRESGVDAGWMIGAISPSLPATGHWGSAPEVVLEGDEYIVGPNDRRSKFVLYHPRDVLLTSLIHDHVNVFPTFADYEAPFRELLRLLPGEGLLTVREHPATRAIVGEAACRIVWYDTRRCPESHDVWWSDEVVFGETSRFTLVSPAGRRIPLATTLLGEHNIENIVGVSAYLLERGLVTEEQLARAVASFGGIRRRLDRLTTRSAIPVIEGFGSSYEKARSAIEAMLLHYPDRPLTVVFEPHTFSWRSRDALAWYDTVFAGAARVLMVPPPTHGAESHHQSTHDEILQRTRAAGVSVQGVARADQAIGALSALSGDEVVLLLSSGPLMGLPDSLPPVFDRLYGESAAA from the coding sequence ATGCGCATCCACTTCACCGGGATCGCCGGCGCCGGCATGAGCGCCGTGGCCCTGATGATGCGTGACGCGGGCCACGAGGTGTCGGGCTCCGACGCGGACGCGTTCCCGCCGCTGTCGACCTATGTGGAGAGCCTGGGCTTTCCTTTCTTCCGCAGCTTCGCCGCCGAGAACCTGCCCGAGGGGCTCGACCTCCTGGTGCTGGGCGCCAGCGCCAAGCTCGGCGGCGCCGACAATCCCGAGGTCGCCGCGGCCAAGGCGCGGGGCGTGCGGATCACCACCTTCCCGGAGCTGGTGGGGGAGGCGACGGCGGCTCGGCTCAACACCGTGGTCGCCGGCTCCTTCGGCAAGTCCACCTGCACCGCCCTGATGGCTCACGTGCTGCGCGAGAGCGGCGTCGACGCGGGATGGATGATCGGCGCCATCTCGCCCTCGCTGCCGGCCACCGGCCACTGGGGGAGCGCGCCCGAGGTCGTCCTCGAGGGCGACGAGTACATCGTCGGGCCCAACGATCGCCGCTCGAAGTTCGTGCTCTACCACCCGCGCGATGTGCTGCTGACCTCGCTGATCCACGACCACGTCAACGTCTTCCCGACCTTCGCCGACTACGAGGCGCCGTTCCGCGAGCTGCTGCGCCTCCTGCCGGGCGAGGGGCTGCTGACGGTCCGTGAGCATCCGGCGACCCGCGCCATCGTCGGCGAGGCCGCCTGCCGGATCGTCTGGTACGACACCCGGCGCTGCCCGGAATCTCACGACGTCTGGTGGTCCGACGAGGTGGTGTTCGGCGAGACCAGCCGCTTCACCCTGGTCAGCCCGGCAGGGCGGCGCATTCCCCTCGCCACGACCCTGCTGGGCGAACACAACATCGAGAACATCGTCGGCGTCTCCGCCTACCTGCTGGAGCGGGGGCTCGTCACCGAGGAGCAACTGGCCCGCGCGGTCGCCTCGTTCGGCGGCATCCGCCGTCGCCTCGACCGGCTGACGACCCGCTCGGCGATCCCGGTGATCGAGGGCTTCGGCTCGTCCTACGAGAAGGCGCGCTCGGCCATCGAGGCCATGCTGCTGCACTATCCGGACCGGCCGCTCACCGTCGTTTTCGAGCCGCACACCTTCTCCTGGCGCAGCCGTGACGCGCTCGCCTGGTACGACACGGTGTTCGCCGGCGCCGCCCGCGTGCTCATGGTTCCGCCGCCGACCCACGGGGCCGAGAGTCATCACCAGTCGACCCACGATGAGATCCTGCAGCGCACCCGCGCGGCCGGCGTCTCCGTGCAGGGCGTCGCGCGCGCCGACCAGGCGATCGGCGCGCTCTCGGCGCTCAGCGGCGACGAGGTGGTGCTGCTGCTGTCCTCAGGGCCCCTGATGGGCCTCCCCGACAGCCTGCCGCCGGTGTTCGACCGGCTATACGGGGAGAGCGCCGCGGCCTAG
- a CDS encoding 4-hydroxyphenylacetate 3-hydroxylase N-terminal domain-containing protein gives MTARTGKEYLAGLADERAVWLGAEKADVCTHPVFAGSLGGMAGYFDWQNSHAEACLVDDPETGKPMSASLIVPKTGEDLRRRHAAFESFATYSCGMLGRTPDYVNVTLAGFMARSDIFSAKGDATGAERLGRFYREVVENDLSLTHTIIHPVVDKSLPDLEGVNGKLALRVVRRTKDSIIVRGAKILATLGPFADELFVYPGQPQPPNADPATLLSFSIPMGAKGLHTLCRDHYGVSASVADRPFSSRFDEQDAFMIFDDVEIPLERVFIDGDLDVYNGLMRGGWAANIMQQTCIRAAVKLEFAYELCARMAKATNSDKRPDTAAMLGELWGYACLTRSGVRAAEADARDWGNGAFFCDDRPLRALRAQMPGWMVRANEIIKTIGSHNLLATPTHDAMDHPEIGPLIQEFMPGSNGMSARERASLFRTAWDFAGSALGGRVELYERFYLASAPRNMALDHMFAQMERPWSQVPDMLAAAGA, from the coding sequence ATGACGGCGCGTACAGGCAAAGAATATCTGGCCGGTCTGGCCGACGAGCGAGCGGTGTGGCTCGGGGCCGAGAAGGCCGATGTCTGCACCCACCCGGTCTTCGCGGGCTCGCTGGGCGGGATGGCCGGCTACTTCGACTGGCAGAACAGCCACGCCGAGGCCTGCCTGGTCGACGATCCTGAAACAGGCAAGCCGATGAGCGCCAGCCTCATCGTCCCGAAAACCGGCGAGGACCTCAGACGTCGCCACGCCGCGTTCGAGTCCTTCGCGACCTATTCCTGCGGCATGCTCGGCCGCACGCCGGACTATGTGAACGTGACCCTCGCCGGGTTCATGGCCCGCAGCGACATCTTCTCGGCCAAGGGCGACGCCACCGGGGCCGAGCGCCTTGGCCGCTTCTACCGCGAGGTCGTCGAGAACGACCTGTCCCTCACCCACACCATCATCCATCCGGTGGTCGACAAGTCGCTACCCGACCTCGAAGGCGTGAACGGCAAGCTGGCGCTGCGGGTGGTCCGCAGGACCAAGGACAGCATCATCGTCCGCGGGGCCAAGATCCTCGCCACCCTCGGTCCGTTCGCGGATGAGCTGTTCGTCTATCCGGGCCAGCCGCAGCCGCCGAACGCCGACCCGGCCACCCTGCTGTCGTTCTCAATCCCGATGGGGGCGAAGGGGCTGCACACCCTCTGCCGCGACCACTACGGCGTCAGCGCCAGCGTCGCCGACCGGCCGTTCTCCAGCCGCTTCGACGAGCAGGACGCCTTCATGATCTTCGACGACGTGGAGATCCCGCTGGAGCGGGTGTTCATCGACGGCGATCTCGACGTCTACAACGGCCTGATGCGCGGCGGCTGGGCCGCCAACATCATGCAGCAGACCTGCATCCGCGCTGCGGTGAAGCTGGAGTTCGCCTATGAGCTCTGCGCCCGGATGGCCAAGGCCACCAACTCCGACAAGCGCCCGGACACCGCGGCCATGCTGGGCGAGCTCTGGGGCTATGCCTGCCTGACCCGCTCCGGGGTCAGGGCCGCCGAAGCGGACGCGCGCGACTGGGGCAACGGCGCCTTCTTCTGCGACGACCGGCCGCTCCGCGCCCTGCGGGCTCAGATGCCCGGCTGGATGGTCCGCGCCAACGAGATCATCAAGACGATCGGCTCCCACAACCTGCTGGCGACGCCGACCCATGACGCGATGGACCATCCCGAGATCGGGCCGCTGATCCAGGAGTTCATGCCCGGCTCGAACGGCATGAGCGCGCGCGAGCGAGCGTCCCTGTTCCGTACCGCCTGGGACTTCGCGGGCTCAGCGCTGGGCGGGCGGGTAGAGCTCTACGAGCGCTTCTACCTGGCGAGCGCACCCCGCAACATGGCCCTGGACCACATGTTCGCCCAGATGGAGCGCCCCTGGTCGCAGGTGCCCGACATGCTCGCGGCCGCGGGCGCATAG